The following are encoded in a window of Impatiens glandulifera chromosome 5, dImpGla2.1, whole genome shotgun sequence genomic DNA:
- the LOC124939513 gene encoding G-type lectin S-receptor-like serine/threonine-protein kinase At2g19130 — protein MKNSISVFVLLCFFFFCSQHGLSHGAAAANAISANQPLSGDQTIVSAGGIFALGFFRSSKDSNKNYIGIWYNNLPAANQTVVWVANRDNPISDRYSSQLRILNNNLALFNESQTPIWSTNISSSPIEATLGDDGNLVLKDVSNSTVWQSFDYPTHTLLPGAKLSYNKRTQTRQILISWKNSEDPSTGLFSLELDGINNQYLIRRNGSEQYWTSGPWNGQYFSLLPEMKHSFLFNFSYVNNENESYFSVKMYNAATISRAYMDVTGQLKIVSWVDGAGWNLIMNQPTSQCEVYAICGGNGACNQMTQQFCNCLEGFNPKSQDDWDLNEFSGGCVRKFDLKCGNINNNNKHQDGFKLFTNMRLPGNSKFVPDQRDIKTCASSCLNDCSCSAYSYDNNLCLVWNAELLNLQQLAQNEGDGRSIYIRLAAEEFEEFASSKRSAKKTIGVVIGSVGVVIVLGIVILLILRRKKRSDVEGFLVAFMYRDLQRATKNFSEKLGGGGFGSVFKGRLPDSTLIAVKRLDSISQGEKQFRTEVSTIGNVQHVNLVRLHGFCSQGIKKLLVYEYMQNGSLDSILFRQNDSKSILDWKTRYQIAIGIARGLAYLHEKCRDCIVHCDIKPENILLDSGFCPKVADFGLAKLMGRDFSRVLTSMRGTIGYLAPEWISGVAITAKADVYSYGMLLFELISGRRNSGDGRMKYFPIWAASLAVEGGDIMSLLDSRLDRESAEPEEVMRICRVACWCIQDWEGHRPTMGQVVQVLEGVIDVEQYPVPRALQVIVEDDESLVFLDKISSSSSSNKTSQTQSISSSASFSKE, from the coding sequence ATGAAGAACAGCATTAGTGTCTTTGTCctcctttgcttcttcttcttctgtagCCAACATGGGCTTTCTCATGGAGCTGCTGCTGCTAACGCCATCTCTGCAAATCAACCGCTTTCCGGAGATCAAACCATAGTGTCAGCAGGTGGGATCTTCGCACTTGGATTCTTCAGATCAAGTAAGGACTCCAACAAAAACTACATAGGAATATGGTATAACAATCTCCCTGCAGCTAATCAAACTGTGGTTTGGGTAGCTAACAGAGATAACCCCATCTCCGATAGGTATTCATCTCAACTCAGAATCTTAAACAACAATTTGGCGCTTTTCAACGAATCTCAAACACCCATCTGGTCCACCAACATCTCATCATCTCCGATTGAAGCGACCCTAGGTGATGATGGCAATCTGGTGCTAAAAGACGTCTCAAACTCGACAGTTTGGCAGAGCTTTGATTACCCAACCCACACATTGTTGCCTGGTGCAAAACTTTCATATAACAAACGCACTCAAACGCGCCAGATCCTCATTTCCTGGAAAAACTCTGAGGATCCTTCAACCGGGTTATTTTCGTTAGAACTTGATGGAATTAACAATCAATATCTTATTAGACGGAATGGATCCGAGCAGTACTGGACTAGTGGCCCATGGAATGGTCAGTACTTCAGTTTGCTGCCCGAGATGAAGCACAGTTTTCTCTTCAACTTCAGCTATGTTAACAACGAGAACGAGAGTTACTTTTCGGTTAAAATGTACAATGCTGCAACCATTTCTCGAGCATATATGGATGTAACCGGGCAATTAAAGATAGTCAGTTGGGTGGATGGTGCTGGATGGAATTTAATCATGAATCAACCAACATCACAGTGTGAGGTTTATGCTATATGTGGAGGAAATGGAGCCTGCAATCAGATGACACAGCAATTTTGCAATTGCTTGGAGGGGTTCAATCCCAAGTCACAGGATGATTGGGATCTCAATGAATTTTCAGGTGGCTGTGTTAGGAAGTTCGATTTGAAATGcggaaatattaataataataataaacatcaAGACGGGTTCAAGCTGTTCACCAACATGAGATTGCCTGGGAATTCAAAATTTGTGCCCGACCAAAGGGATATTAAGACATGCGCTTCTTCTTGCCTAAATGACTGCTCGTGCTCTGCATATTCTTACGACAACAACTTATGCTTGGTTTGGAATGCAGAGTTGTTGAATCTACAACAGCTCGCTCAAAACGAGGGTGATGGCAGGAGTATTTATATCAGACTTGCTGCCgaagaatttgaagagtttgctAGTAGCAAGAGAAGCGCCAAAAAGACTATCGGTGTCGTTATAGGTTCGGTTGGTGTTGTAATTGTCTTGGGCATCGTTATCCTCCTTATACTGAGGAGGAAAAAGAGGTCGGATGTGGAAGGTTTTTTGGTTGCTTTCATGTACCGGGACTTGCAACGGGCCACCAAAAACTTCTCAGAGAAACTAGGAGGTGGGGGGTTTGGTTCTGTTTTCAAAGGGAGGTTGCCTGATTCAACGTTGATCGCGGTTAAGAGGCTCGATAGTATCAGCCAAGGAGAGAAGCAATTCAGGACGGAAGTGAGCACGATTGGGAACGTTCAACATGTTAACCTTGTCCGTCTTCACGGGTTCTGCTCCCAAGGAATCAAGAAGTTGCTCGTTTACGAGTACATGCAAAACGGCTCCCTGGATTCCATTCTTTTCCGTCAAAACGATTCAAAATCTATTTTGGACTGGAAAACCAGGTACCAAATTGCCATTGGAATAGCTCGGGGCTTGGCTTACCTACACGAGAAGTGTCGCGACTGCATCGTCCACTGCGATATAAAACCCGAAAACATCCTTCTAGATTCCGGGTTCTGTCCCAAGGTGGCAGATTTCGGCCTGGCGAAGCTCATGGGTCGAGATTTCAGCCGGGTGCTGACGAGTATGAGAGGTACAATAGGGTATCTTGCTCCGGAGTGGATATCGGGAGTAGCTATAACGGCAAAAGCGGATGTTTATAGCTACGGGATGCTGCTATTCGAGTTGATATCAGGACGAAGGAACTCTGGAGATGGGAGAATGAAGTACTTCCCCATTTGGGCTGCCAGTCTGGCCGTGGAAGGGGGAGATATTATGAGTCTATTGGATTCTAGACTGGATAGGGAAAGTGCCGAACCTGAGGAGGTGATGAGAATTTGTAGGGTGGCTTGCTGGTGCATACAAGACTGGGAAGGGCATAGACCTACAATGGGTCAAGTGGTTCAGGTCCTTGAAGGGGTTATAGACGTGGAACAGTATCCGGTTCCACGGGCTCTCCAAGTCATTGTTGAGGACGATGAAAGCTTAGTTTTCTTAGATAAAATATCTTCTTCATCCTCTTCAAATAAAACCTCACAGACTCAAAGCATTTCTTCATCCGCGAGTTTTTCCAAGGAATGA
- the LOC124937924 gene encoding G-type lectin S-receptor-like serine/threonine-protein kinase At2g19130 produces MCIRKNHSFFFFVLLCFFCSQYRLSHGANHTLSVNQTLSGDQTIVSAGGIFALGFFRPGKDSNKNYIGIWYNNLPITQTVVWVANKDNPISDRYSSQLRILNGNLVLLNESQTSIWSTNISSSSSSPVEAILGDDGNFALKDMSNSTVWQSFDYPVHTWLPGSKLSYNKLTKTHQILTSWKNSEDPSDGLFSLELDEKNSQYLSRWNRSKQYWTSGPWDGKIFSLVPEMRADFLFNFSYVNNVNESYFTFKMYDPKGISRFFMDVAGQIRVVSWVQGVGWNLFWNQPRTQCEVYALCGGNGACNEITPPFCNCLDGFHPKSQDDWDLNDFSGGCVRKFDLQCGNINNKRKDGFKLFTNMRLPENPRSLSNETDIGTCASSCLNDCSCTAYALDNNVCSVWNTELLNLQTLAQNNGNGRSIYIRLSAQEFSSGKRSFGTIIGAVVGSVAAVILVSVIVWCKKKRSVGMSKVEGSLISFVYRDLQNATKNFSEKLGGGGFGSVFKGTLPDSTLIAVKKLDSISQGEKQFRTEVSTIGTVQHVNLVRLRGFCSEGKEKLLVYEYMPNGSLDSILFHPKDSKSGLDWKTRYQVAIGMARGLSYLHEKCRDCIVHCDIKPENILLDSGFCPKVADFGLAKLIGRDFSRVLTTLRGTRGYLAPEWISGVAITAKADVYSYGMMLFELISGRRNSDPSEDGKVKFFPTWAANLAIEGGDILSLLDPRLDRESAEAEEVMRICRVACWCIQDEEGHRPTMGQVVQILEGVLDVEPCPVPRALQVIVENEENIVFFTESSSSSSSNKTSQIQSISSSVSAASKS; encoded by the coding sequence ATGTGTATCAGGAAGAATCACAGCTTCTTTTTCTTTGTCCTCCTTTGCTTCTTCTGTAGCCAATATCGGCTTTCCCATGGAGCTAATCACACACTCTCTGTAAATCAAACGCTTTCCGGAGATCAAACCATTGTGTCAGCAGGTGGAATATTCGCACTTGGCTTCTTCAGACCAGGTAAGGACTCCAACAAAAACTACATAGGAATATGGTATAACAATCTCCCTATTACTCAAACTGTGGTTTGGGTAGCAAATAAAGATAATCCCATCTCAGATAGATATTCCTCGCAACTCAGAATCTTAAATGGTAATTTGGTGCTTCTCaacgaatctcaaacatctatCTGGTCCACCAAcatctcatcttcttcatcatctccaGTTGAAGCGATCCTAGGTGATGATGGTAATTTTGCGCTAAAGGACATGTCAAATTCGACAGTTTGGCAGAGCTTTGATTATCCAGTCCACACATGGTTGCCTGGTTCAAAGCTTTCATATAACAAACTCACTAAAACGCACCAGATCCTCACTTCCTGGAAAAACTCGGAGGATCCTTCTGATGGGTTATTTTCCCTTGAACTGGATGAAAAAAACAGTCAATATCTTAGTCGGTGGAATAGATCCAAGCAGTACTGGACTAGCGGCCCATGGGATGGGAAGATCTTCAGCTTGGTGCCGGAGATGAGGGCTGACTTCCTCTTCAATTTCAGCTATGTTAACAATGTGAACGAGAGTTACTTCACATTTAAGATGTATGATCCTAAAGGTATTTCTCGATTCTTTATGGATGTAGCGGGGCAAATCAGGGTAGTAAGTTGGGTGCAGGGTGTTGGATGGAATTTGTTCTGGAACCAGCCAAGAACACAGTGTGAGGTTTATGCTTTATGTGGAGGAAATGGAGCCTGCAATGAGATCACTCCTCCATTCTGCAATTGCTTGGATGGGTTCCATCCCAAGTCACAGGATGATTGGGATCTCAATGATTTTTCAGGTGGCTGTGTTAGGAAGTTTGATTTGCAATGcggaaatattaataataaacgtAAAGATGGGTTCAAGCTGTTCACCAACATGAGATTGCCTGAGAATCCAAGGTCTTTGTCCAATGAAACGGATATTGGGACATGTGCATCTTCCTGCCTCAATGACTGTTCCTGCACTGCTTATGCTCTCGACAACAACGTATGTTCGGTTTGGAATACAGAGTTGTTGAATCTACAAACGCTCGCTCAAAACAACGGTAATGGCAGGAGTATTTATATCAGACTTTCTGCCCAAGAGTTTTCCAGTGGCAAGAGAAGCTTTGGAACAATTATTGGTGCTGTTGTGGGCTCAGTAGCTGCTGTTATACTTGTTTCAGTCATCGTGTGGTGCAAGAAAAAGAGGTCAGTTGGCATGTCAAAGGTGGAAGGCTCCTTGATCTCGTTTGTCTATCGGGACTTGCAAAATGCCACCAAAAACTTCTCAGAGAAACTAGGAGGTGGAGGGTTTGGTTCCGTTTTCAAAGGGACGTTGCCCGATTCAACATTGATAGCGGTTAAGAAGCTGGATAGTATCAGCCAAGGAGAGAAGCAATTCCGGACTGAAGTGAGTACCATTGGGACCGTTCAACATGTTAACCTAGTCCGGCTTCGAGGGTTCTGCTCAGAAGGCAAAGAGAAGTTGCTCGTTTATGAGTACATGCCAAATGGCTCTCTGGATTCCATTCTTTTCCACCCAAAGGATTCAAAATCTGGTTTGGACTGGAAAACCAGGTACCAAGTTGCCATTGGAATGGCTCGGGGATTGTCTTACTTACACGAGAAGTGTCGCGACTGCATTGTCCACTGCGATATAAAACCCGAAAACATCCTTCTAGACTCCGGGTTCTGTCCCAAGGTGGCAGATTTTGGCCTGGCAAAGCTCATAGGCCGAGATTTCAGCAGAGTGCTGACGACACTGAGAGGTACACGAGGCTATCTTGCTCCAGAATGGATATCGGGAGTAGCCATAACAGCAAAAGCTGATGTCTATAGCTACGGGATGATGCTATTCGAGTTGATATCAGGGAGAAGGAATTCTGACCCGTCTGAAGATGGGAAAGTAAAATTCTTCCCGACATGGGCTGCCAATTTGGCTATAGAAGGGGGGGATATTCTAAGCCTGTTGGATCCTAGACTTGATAGAGAGAGCGCGGAGGCAGAGGAGGTGATGAGAATTTGTAGGGTGGCTTGCTGGTGCATACAAGATGAGGAAGGGCACAGGCCTACAATGGGTCAAGTGGTCCAGATCCTTGAAGGGGTCTTAGACGTGGAACCGTGTCCTGTTCCACGGGCTCTTCAAGTCATAGTGGAAAACGAGGAAAACATAGTTTTCTTCACagaatcatcttcttcgtcCTCTTCAAATAAAACCTCACAAATCCAAAGCATTTCTTCATCCGTGAGTGCTGCTTCCAAGTCCTGA